In Algiphilus sp., one DNA window encodes the following:
- a CDS encoding inner membrane-spanning protein YciB, protein MRQLLDLAPAAAFFLGWLLYDIYIATGAVIVALFAVVAAYWFLDRKLHKMHAFAACAAGVFGSLTLLLRDPVFIQYKPSLVYACFAVILAGSHFIGDRVLLQRIPQHTLVMPDGHWRRLNAAWAAFFLGIAALNLYLVHTQTEAVWVHFRTWGYSLITMTFVLCTLPFIARYLQERPAENESPDEPRP, encoded by the coding sequence ATGCGACAGTTGCTCGATCTCGCGCCGGCCGCCGCGTTCTTCCTCGGCTGGCTGCTCTACGACATCTACATCGCCACCGGCGCCGTCATCGTGGCGCTGTTCGCGGTGGTCGCCGCCTACTGGTTCCTGGATCGCAAGCTGCACAAGATGCACGCCTTCGCCGCGTGCGCGGCGGGTGTCTTCGGCAGCCTGACCCTGCTGCTGCGCGACCCGGTCTTCATCCAGTACAAGCCCTCGCTGGTGTACGCCTGCTTCGCGGTCATTCTCGCCGGCAGCCATTTCATCGGTGACCGCGTGCTGCTGCAGCGCATCCCGCAGCACACGCTGGTGATGCCCGACGGCCACTGGCGGCGCCTCAATGCGGCCTGGGCCGCCTTCTTCCTCGGTATCGCGGCGCTCAACCTCTACCTCGTGCACACCCAGACGGAAGCGGTCTGGGTGCATTTCCGGACCTGGGGCTACAGCCTGATCACGATGACCTTCGTGCTCTGCACGCTGCCGTTCATCGCACGCTACCTGCAGGAACGCCCCGCCGAGAACGAATCACCGGACGAGCCGCGGCCATGA
- a CDS encoding BolA family protein, translated as MSAPPDNRERITRMDAVLREAFAPDSLRVEDESHLHVGHAGARSGRGHFRVHIVSAAFRGQAPLARHRAVYAALGTMMETDIHALAIHARTPDEAAERGD; from the coding sequence ATGAGCGCGCCGCCCGACAATCGCGAGCGCATCACCCGCATGGACGCGGTCCTGCGCGAAGCCTTCGCCCCCGATTCCCTGCGCGTCGAGGACGAGTCGCATCTCCATGTCGGCCACGCCGGCGCGCGCTCGGGCCGCGGCCACTTCCGCGTCCACATCGTGTCCGCCGCGTTTCGGGGTCAGGCACCGCTCGCGCGTCACCGCGCCGTATATGCCGCCCTCGGCACGATGATGGAGACCGACATCCACGCGCTGGCCATCCACGCCCGCACCCCCGACGAGGCCGCCGAACGCGGCGACTGA
- the trpS gene encoding tryptophan--tRNA ligase, with protein MTSGTNRQRPVVLSGVQPSGRLTIGNYLGALKNWLPLHTEYDCHYMLVDLHSISVRQAPADRLERCYEFIALYIACGLDPDRNVLFVQSHVPAHSELAWILNCYTQYGELQRMTQFKDKSARHVDNVNAGLFCYPVLMAADILLYGAHRVPVGDDQRQHLELTRTVAQRFNREHGETFVVPETMTPPVGARIMGLQNPEAKMSKSEDAETNAIYLLDEPKRVERKIKRAVTDMDGGIRFDPDTKPGVSNLMSILSACTGDSFETIARDYDGKGYGTFKQAVADAVIAVLEPIQQHYTEIRADEEGLRGVLRAGAARASERAGGTMERVHHALGFIPA; from the coding sequence ATGACGAGTGGAACGAACAGGCAACGACCGGTCGTGCTGTCGGGGGTGCAACCCTCGGGGCGGCTGACCATCGGCAACTATCTGGGCGCCCTGAAGAACTGGCTTCCGCTGCACACCGAGTACGACTGCCACTACATGCTGGTCGACCTGCACTCGATCTCGGTGCGGCAGGCGCCGGCCGACCGTCTGGAGCGCTGCTACGAGTTCATCGCGCTGTACATCGCGTGCGGTCTCGACCCCGACCGCAACGTGCTGTTCGTGCAGTCGCACGTTCCAGCGCACTCGGAGCTGGCCTGGATCCTGAACTGCTACACCCAGTACGGCGAGCTGCAGCGCATGACGCAGTTCAAGGACAAGTCCGCCCGGCACGTCGACAACGTCAATGCCGGCCTGTTCTGCTACCCGGTCCTGATGGCCGCGGACATCCTGCTGTACGGCGCGCACAGGGTGCCTGTGGGCGACGACCAGCGGCAGCACCTGGAGCTCACGCGGACCGTCGCGCAGCGCTTCAACCGCGAGCACGGCGAGACCTTCGTGGTGCCGGAGACGATGACGCCGCCGGTCGGCGCCCGCATCATGGGCCTCCAGAATCCGGAGGCGAAGATGTCGAAGTCCGAGGACGCCGAGACCAACGCCATCTATCTGCTCGATGAACCCAAGCGCGTCGAGCGCAAGATCAAGCGCGCCGTGACCGACATGGACGGCGGCATCCGCTTCGACCCCGACACCAAGCCGGGCGTGTCGAACCTGATGTCGATCCTGTCGGCCTGCACGGGGGACAGTTTCGAGACCATCGCGCGCGACTACGACGGCAAGGGCTACGGCACCTTCAAGCAGGCCGTGGCCGACGCCGTGATCGCCGTGCTCGAGCCGATCCAGCAGCACTACACCGAGATCCGCGCCGACGAGGAAGGGCTGCGCGGTGTGCTGCGCGCCGGTGCCGCACGCGCGTCCGAGCGCGCCGGCGGCACCATGGAGCGCGTCCACCACGCGCTCGGCTTCATCCCGGCATGA
- the scpB gene encoding SMC-Scp complex subunit ScpB yields the protein MSEEPTPDSAPDGVPDSAAEAASDLENILEALLLASDQPLSLNALQSLLAEDGAGDRKALRAALERLQRRYEGTALALTEVASGWRISVVDDYAAWVHRLWQEKPPKLSRALLETLAIICYRQPVTRSDIEEIRGVTVSANILRTLGERGWVREAGVREVPGRPALLITTSQLLDDLGLRSLDELPSLPEIKDPEQLEAALARLAEKRGISLDAPAADDDGEGAAIDDDASSSGDPLDADDDAGAAAPDADGASPGPERLH from the coding sequence GTGAGCGAGGAGCCGACCCCCGATAGCGCGCCCGATGGCGTGCCCGATTCCGCCGCGGAAGCCGCGTCCGATCTCGAGAACATCCTCGAGGCATTGCTGCTGGCATCCGATCAGCCCCTGTCGCTGAACGCGCTGCAGAGTCTGCTGGCCGAGGACGGCGCCGGCGATCGCAAGGCGCTGCGCGCGGCGCTGGAGCGGCTGCAGCGGCGCTACGAAGGCACCGCGCTGGCGCTGACCGAGGTCGCCAGCGGCTGGCGCATCAGCGTCGTCGACGACTATGCCGCCTGGGTGCACCGCCTCTGGCAGGAGAAGCCGCCCAAGCTGTCCCGCGCGCTGCTCGAGACGCTCGCCATCATCTGCTACCGCCAGCCGGTGACGCGTTCGGACATCGAGGAGATCCGCGGCGTCACCGTGTCGGCGAACATCCTCCGCACCCTGGGCGAGCGCGGCTGGGTGCGGGAGGCCGGTGTGCGCGAAGTGCCGGGGCGGCCGGCCCTGCTCATCACGACGTCGCAGCTGCTCGACGATCTCGGGCTCAGGAGCCTCGACGAGCTGCCGTCGCTGCCCGAGATCAAGGACCCCGAGCAGCTGGAAGCCGCGCTGGCGCGGCTGGCGGAGAAGCGCGGCATCAGCCTGGATGCACCCGCGGCCGATGACGATGGCGAGGGTGCGGCCATCGATGACGATGCGTCGTCATCCGGTGACCCGCTCGACGCGGACGACGACGCGGGCGCGGCCGCACCGGATGCGGACGGCGCGAGCCCCGGCCCCGAGCGTCTGCATTGA
- a CDS encoding pseudouridine synthase codes for MKQRLQKVLAEAGIASRREADAWIVAGRVTVNGETAVPGTQVGPEDRIQVDGRALRRPRPGDGKAATRVLLYKKRVGELVTESDPEGRRTVFRRLPKLDTGRWIAVGRLDINTSGLLMFTNNGELANRLMHPRYGLARYYAVRVHGTVDDAMCQRLRDGVELDDGPGRFDSLAAIGAPPGESGSTNQWFEVSLHEGRNRLVRRMWESQGCEVARLIRVGFGPVALGRGIRSSGYREATPAEVNALLQAVGLPTSKAGRPGPHPPRGRGRRGR; via the coding sequence TTGAAGCAGCGTCTGCAGAAGGTGCTCGCCGAGGCCGGCATTGCGTCCCGCCGCGAGGCCGATGCCTGGATCGTGGCCGGTCGCGTCACGGTCAACGGCGAGACCGCCGTGCCCGGCACGCAGGTTGGCCCCGAGGACCGCATCCAGGTGGACGGGCGCGCCCTCCGGCGTCCGCGCCCGGGGGACGGCAAGGCCGCGACGCGGGTGCTGCTCTACAAGAAGCGCGTCGGCGAGCTGGTCACCGAGTCGGATCCCGAGGGGCGCCGGACCGTGTTCCGGCGTCTGCCGAAGCTCGATACCGGGCGCTGGATTGCGGTCGGGCGCCTCGACATCAATACCTCGGGCCTGCTGATGTTCACCAACAACGGCGAGCTCGCCAACCGGCTCATGCATCCGCGCTACGGGCTTGCCCGCTACTACGCGGTCCGCGTGCACGGCACGGTCGACGACGCGATGTGCCAGCGACTCCGTGACGGCGTCGAGCTCGACGACGGCCCGGGGCGCTTCGATTCGCTGGCCGCGATCGGCGCACCGCCGGGCGAGAGCGGCAGCACCAACCAGTGGTTCGAGGTCTCGCTGCACGAGGGCCGCAACCGGCTGGTGCGCCGGATGTGGGAATCCCAGGGCTGCGAGGTCGCGCGGCTCATCCGGGTCGGGTTCGGTCCCGTCGCGCTGGGGCGCGGCATCCGCTCGTCGGGCTATCGCGAGGCGACGCCGGCGGAGGTCAATGCGCTGCTTCAGGCGGTGGGGCTGCCGACCAGCAAAGCTGGCCGGCCCGGTCCGCATCCGCCCCGAGGGCGGGGTCGAAGAGGGCGCTGA
- a CDS encoding site-2 protease family protein, whose protein sequence is MESLTIVQQLAVWALPVLLAVTLHEVAHGYAARALGDPTAQQAGRLSLNPLRHVDPVGTLLVPGILLAIGGFLFGWARPVPVNAARLHQGRRSMAWVALAGPLANLVMALGWAILLKLLLLTGSESGMAIGMRYMALAGIGINIILMVLNLLPLPPLDGSRVLGGFVPPRQAAWLDRVEPYGLIILLGLLVTGILGVILWPMYGFVEGMVGTVTGLP, encoded by the coding sequence ATGGAATCCCTGACGATCGTCCAGCAGCTAGCGGTGTGGGCGCTGCCGGTGCTGCTCGCCGTCACGCTGCACGAGGTCGCTCACGGCTACGCGGCCCGTGCGCTGGGCGATCCGACCGCGCAGCAGGCCGGTCGGCTGTCGCTGAACCCGCTCCGCCATGTCGATCCGGTCGGCACCCTGCTCGTGCCCGGCATCCTGCTCGCCATCGGCGGATTCCTGTTCGGCTGGGCGCGTCCGGTGCCGGTCAACGCCGCGCGGCTGCATCAGGGGCGGCGCAGCATGGCCTGGGTCGCGCTTGCCGGACCGCTCGCGAACCTCGTCATGGCGCTGGGCTGGGCCATTCTGCTGAAGCTGCTGCTGCTGACCGGCAGCGAGAGCGGCATGGCCATCGGCATGCGCTACATGGCGCTGGCGGGGATCGGCATCAACATCATCCTCATGGTGCTGAACCTGCTGCCGCTGCCGCCGCTCGATGGCTCGCGGGTGCTGGGCGGCTTCGTGCCGCCGCGCCAGGCGGCGTGGCTGGACCGGGTCGAGCCGTATGGCCTGATCATCCTGCTGGGGCTGCTGGTCACCGGCATCCTGGGCGTGATTCTCTGGCCGATGTATGGATTCGTGGAGGGCATGGTGGGTACCGTGACGGGGCTTCCCTGA
- a CDS encoding YciI family protein, translating to MLYAIVGHDVPDSLPLRRELRPRHLDHLRALQDEGRLIAAGPRPAVDAIDPDAAGYAGSVVIAAFDNIDDARAWADADPYMLGGVFERVDVFPFVRALPA from the coding sequence CTGCTGTACGCCATCGTCGGCCACGACGTGCCCGACTCCCTGCCCCTGCGCCGCGAGTTGCGGCCGCGGCATCTCGATCATCTGCGCGCGCTGCAGGACGAGGGTCGACTGATCGCCGCGGGCCCGCGCCCGGCGGTCGACGCGATCGATCCGGACGCGGCCGGTTACGCCGGCAGCGTGGTGATCGCGGCTTTCGACAACATCGACGACGCGCGCGCCTGGGCCGATGCCGACCCCTACATGCTGGGCGGCGTCTTCGAGCGGGTCGACGTCTTCCCCTTCGTCCGCGCGCTGCCGGCATGA
- a CDS encoding L-threonylcarbamoyladenylate synthase, whose translation MAEFFHIHPENPQPRLVRQVVARLREGAVMAYPTDSCYALGSMLDDKAAAERIRAIRRFDKHHLFTLVCRDLSEIARYARVDNRQYRALKASTPGPYTFILRATKQAPRRLLHEKRKTIGLRVPDSRIVAAMLDELDDAISSCTLILPPDDQPVAHPDDARDALDRAVDIVIDGGDCGTDPTTVVDWSGETPEITRAGRGAAAWEERIV comes from the coding sequence TTGGCCGAATTCTTCCATATCCATCCGGAGAACCCGCAACCGCGTCTGGTGCGCCAGGTGGTCGCGCGCCTGCGCGAGGGCGCTGTCATGGCCTATCCCACCGACAGCTGCTACGCGCTGGGCAGCATGCTGGATGACAAGGCGGCGGCCGAGCGCATCCGCGCCATCCGGCGCTTCGACAAGCACCATCTGTTCACGCTGGTGTGCCGGGACCTCTCCGAGATCGCGCGCTACGCGCGGGTCGACAACCGACAGTACCGGGCACTGAAGGCGTCGACGCCCGGTCCGTACACCTTCATTCTCCGCGCCACCAAGCAGGCACCGCGCCGGCTCCTGCACGAGAAGCGCAAGACCATCGGCCTGCGCGTGCCCGACTCGCGGATCGTGGCGGCGATGCTCGACGAGCTCGACGATGCCATCAGCTCGTGCACGCTGATCCTGCCGCCGGACGATCAGCCGGTCGCGCATCCCGACGACGCGCGGGATGCGCTCGACCGCGCCGTGGACATCGTGATCGACGGTGGCGACTGCGGCACCGATCCCACCACCGTGGTGGACTGGAGTGGCGAGACGCCCGAGATCACCCGCGCCGGACGGGGCGCGGCCGCCTGGGAAGAGCGGATCGTATAA
- a CDS encoding ScpA family protein has protein sequence MNETAPAAETVQADAAPVLARVRVNGEPLAQLPDDLYIPPDALEVFLEAFEGPLDLLLYLIRRQNLDVREIPILQITRQYLEYIALMQRLRLEMAAEYLLMAAWLAEIKSRVLLPRPAAAEEEDDEDPRMALIRRLQEYERFKTAAEQIDGLPRMGREMHAAQARPTAQPPALALPVPTLRGLLGALADALSRAELRGAHEVSHEPLSVRERMGRILDRLRGTRRMRFEQLLDPSEGRDGVVVSVLAILELCKGELIAVDQREAFGPLFIGAAESTQQSAEVS, from the coding sequence ATGAACGAGACCGCACCCGCTGCCGAGACGGTGCAGGCCGATGCCGCGCCGGTGCTGGCGCGGGTGCGCGTCAACGGTGAGCCGCTCGCCCAGCTGCCCGATGATCTCTATATTCCGCCCGATGCGCTCGAGGTCTTCCTCGAGGCCTTCGAGGGTCCGCTCGACCTGCTGCTGTATCTCATCCGCAGACAGAACCTCGACGTCCGCGAGATTCCGATCCTGCAGATCACGCGCCAGTACCTCGAGTACATCGCGCTGATGCAGCGCCTGCGCCTTGAGATGGCGGCGGAGTATCTGCTCATGGCCGCCTGGCTCGCCGAGATCAAGTCGCGGGTGCTGCTGCCGCGCCCGGCTGCAGCCGAGGAAGAGGACGACGAGGACCCGCGCATGGCGCTGATCCGCCGTCTGCAGGAGTACGAGCGCTTCAAGACCGCCGCCGAGCAGATCGACGGGCTGCCGCGCATGGGCCGCGAGATGCATGCCGCCCAGGCGCGCCCCACCGCGCAGCCGCCGGCGCTGGCGCTGCCGGTGCCGACCCTGCGCGGCCTGCTGGGCGCGCTCGCGGACGCGCTGTCGCGCGCGGAGCTGCGCGGCGCCCACGAAGTCAGTCACGAGCCCCTCTCGGTGCGCGAGCGCATGGGGCGTATCCTGGATCGGCTGCGGGGAACCCGCCGCATGCGCTTCGAGCAGCTCCTCGACCCCAGCGAGGGCCGCGACGGCGTGGTGGTGTCGGTGCTGGCCATTCTCGAGCTCTGCAAGGGCGAGCTGATCGCGGTCGATCAGCGCGAGGCCTTCGGCCCGCTCTTCATCGGCGCTGCCGAATCCACTCAGCAGTCCGCGGAGGTTTCGTGA